In the genome of Longimicrobiales bacterium, one region contains:
- a CDS encoding acyl-CoA dehydrogenase family protein, whose amino-acid sequence MHRYRTPDHRELQARVRRFAQEAIAPVARELDETAEFPWENVKAMGEMGRLGVPVP is encoded by the coding sequence ATGCATCGCTACCGGACTCCTGACCACCGTGAGCTTCAAGCCCGGGTGCGGCGCTTTGCTCAAGAAGCGATTGCCCCGGTGGCTCGTGAGTTAGATGAGACAGCGGAGTTTCCGTGGGAGAACGTCAAGGCAATGGGAGAGATGGGCCGGCTCGGAGTTCCAGTGCCCTAA
- a CDS encoding ATP-dependent DNA helicase, which yields MAHFGRPFSWVESDPVELLQRYLGYPGFRPGQESLVRAVISGRDALGILPTGGGKSVCYQVPALALGGLTLVVTPLVSLMEDQVRRANEIGLRARHLSATQSATERDATGRAALGGNLDVLFVAPERLGLAPFLKLIEACDIRLLAVDEAHCISEWGHDFRPSYREIGRVRDRLSCPVIALTATATPAVRDDVSRNLRLCDAETVVQSFDRPNLAWWVDRIPKGANRASVVHGVLRRRPGIAIVYAPTRRSVEGMRDALARRGYRVEAYHAGLPGPQRTQVLEGFMAGDCRVVVATNAFGMGIDKPDVRTVIHTQLPTTLEAYYQEAGRAGRDGGESLCLALHHRSDQRTGIRFLEGVHPPLRRLRRVHRRLLRLSDKHGVVTAGLESLASFVGRIDTRGLLVAVAALARVGGIQSLSGPLPEMGTAEGCGGSKPLRIGIRRRPQWALAVELRRNGLTKLARVRRYATTAGCRRGALLSYFGESPSDFCGSCDNCCPH from the coding sequence ATGGCCCACTTCGGGAGGCCATTCTCATGGGTGGAATCTGATCCCGTTGAACTCCTCCAGCGTTACCTCGGATACCCAGGGTTCCGACCTGGACAGGAATCCCTTGTTAGGGCCGTAATCTCCGGTCGCGACGCCCTTGGCATCCTTCCAACTGGGGGTGGCAAGAGCGTCTGTTATCAAGTTCCTGCGCTAGCTCTGGGTGGCCTGACTCTTGTAGTGACCCCGTTGGTGTCCCTCATGGAGGACCAGGTTCGCCGAGCCAATGAGATCGGCTTACGAGCACGCCACCTGAGCGCCACTCAGTCTGCGACCGAACGGGACGCCACGGGTCGAGCGGCCCTCGGGGGCAACCTCGACGTCCTATTTGTGGCTCCAGAACGATTGGGCCTGGCCCCATTTCTCAAGCTGATCGAGGCCTGTGACATCCGGCTTCTGGCTGTGGATGAAGCCCACTGCATTTCGGAGTGGGGGCACGATTTCCGGCCGTCTTACAGAGAGATCGGTCGGGTACGTGATCGTCTGTCGTGTCCGGTTATCGCGCTGACGGCTACGGCCACTCCTGCGGTGAGGGACGATGTGTCCCGCAACCTTCGCCTTTGCGACGCGGAAACCGTCGTGCAGTCCTTCGATCGGCCCAATCTCGCCTGGTGGGTGGATCGCATTCCCAAGGGCGCGAACCGGGCGTCTGTAGTACACGGAGTGCTTCGGAGACGTCCTGGGATCGCGATCGTATATGCCCCGACCCGCAGGAGCGTGGAGGGAATGAGGGACGCGCTCGCGCGTCGCGGCTACAGAGTCGAGGCATATCACGCTGGCCTGCCTGGCCCGCAGCGCACCCAGGTCCTCGAGGGGTTCATGGCAGGTGATTGCAGAGTCGTCGTGGCAACAAACGCGTTCGGCATGGGAATCGACAAACCCGACGTTCGGACCGTCATTCACACGCAATTGCCCACGACTCTCGAGGCCTACTACCAGGAGGCGGGTCGGGCCGGGAGGGACGGGGGGGAGTCACTGTGCCTAGCGCTGCACCATCGATCTGATCAGAGGACTGGGATCCGGTTCCTAGAAGGCGTCCATCCGCCCCTTCGTCGTCTGCGCCGCGTGCACCGGAGGTTGTTGCGTTTGTCGGACAAACACGGTGTTGTGACCGCCGGCCTGGAGTCGTTGGCCTCCTTTGTGGGCCGAATCGACACACGAGGGCTTCTCGTGGCCGTAGCCGCGTTGGCACGTGTCGGGGGCATCCAAAGTCTGAGCGGCCCTCTCCCTGAAATGGGAACGGCAGAGGGGTGTGGCGGCTCTAAGCCTCTCCGCATCGGGATCCGCCGCCGACCTCAATGGGCCTTGGCCGTGGAATTGCGCCGGAATGGTCTGACTAAACTCGCCCGAGTTCGTCGGTACGCAACGACTGCCGGATGCCGGCGGGGCGCCCTCCTGAGTTACTTCGGGGAGTCGCCGTCCGACTTTTGCGGAAGCTGCGACAACTGCTGTCCCCATTGA
- a CDS encoding acyl-CoA dehydrogenase family protein has protein sequence MLRSWLRNQGAPYSKEADMAKLSCSELAMTASLDAIQVMGGDGYTSDCPVERIMRDAKICEIGDGYE, from the coding sequence ATACTACGCTCCTGGTTAAGAAACCAAGGGGCTCCCTACTCCAAGGAGGCCGATATGGCGAAGTTGTCTTGCTCGGAGTTGGCAATGACGGCGTCGTTGGACGCCATTCAGGTGATGGGCGGGGACGGCTACACGAGCGATTGCCCTGTCGAGCGGATCATGCGAGACGCTAAGATCTGTGAGATCGGCGACGGGTACGAGTGA
- a CDS encoding Rne/Rng family ribonuclease, with protein sequence MRREILVSATPQESWVALLEDNQLVQIMLDRPDQGRMVGDIFLGRVEAVLPGIQAAFVDIGTEKAGFLHVSDLNYEDEDLEDGDDNGEAEGDGKKSGGGGGRGGRRRPTKYPSIQENVQKGQTILVQVTKEPISTKGPRITAQVSLPGRFMVYMPYSTHVGVSRKIEGRDHRSKLRKMAKSIVKPTTGGMIVRTVGEEVTKKKLGNEYGRLHESWTKIQARAKSQSAPSPVHREAQLISGVIRDLFSDKFDAVRIDSKATYDEVKEYVEGVDPELLERIHLYDGPGSLFDKYGVEEEIQQVFQEKVTLKSGGHIVIEVTEALVSIDVNTGRFTGKGKKDPEQTILKTNLDAAREVAKQLRLRDIGGIIVVDFIDMESKEHREMLVHEMRTQLGRDRARTKAYDVSALGLIEMTRQRVRPSLFQSLTSICGSCGGTGRIYTPATVVRRIERSLTRVASAKDEKLIVVRVHPEVALRVMEEEPGLLKRLRGSTRLQLALRDDPRMRVDEFRLLAGPAETDVTDKYVAA encoded by the coding sequence TTGAGGAGAGAAATCCTTGTAAGTGCCACCCCACAAGAGTCATGGGTGGCGCTGCTTGAAGACAACCAGTTGGTCCAGATCATGCTGGACCGTCCCGACCAAGGCAGAATGGTCGGAGATATCTTCCTGGGCCGCGTCGAAGCGGTTCTTCCCGGCATTCAGGCCGCTTTCGTGGACATCGGGACCGAAAAGGCAGGCTTCCTGCACGTATCGGATCTCAACTACGAAGACGAAGATCTCGAAGACGGCGACGACAATGGGGAAGCGGAAGGCGACGGCAAGAAGAGTGGAGGCGGCGGCGGGCGAGGTGGCAGGCGTCGTCCCACTAAGTACCCCTCCATCCAGGAGAACGTGCAGAAGGGTCAAACCATTTTGGTTCAGGTGACCAAGGAGCCCATCAGCACGAAGGGTCCTCGAATCACTGCGCAGGTGTCTCTGCCGGGGCGCTTCATGGTCTACATGCCGTATTCGACGCACGTAGGCGTGAGCAGGAAGATCGAAGGCCGGGACCACCGGTCGAAGCTCCGCAAGATGGCGAAGTCCATCGTGAAGCCGACGACCGGCGGAATGATTGTTCGCACGGTCGGGGAGGAAGTGACCAAGAAGAAGCTCGGCAACGAATACGGGCGACTTCACGAGAGTTGGACGAAGATCCAAGCTCGGGCCAAGTCCCAGAGCGCGCCCTCTCCCGTGCACCGGGAGGCACAGCTCATCAGCGGAGTGATCCGCGATCTCTTCAGTGACAAGTTCGACGCCGTGCGCATCGACTCGAAAGCCACCTACGACGAGGTCAAAGAGTACGTCGAGGGCGTCGATCCGGAGTTGCTTGAACGGATTCACCTCTATGACGGCCCAGGGAGTCTCTTCGACAAGTACGGCGTTGAAGAAGAGATCCAGCAGGTCTTCCAAGAGAAGGTGACCCTCAAGTCGGGCGGGCACATCGTGATCGAGGTCACGGAGGCGCTCGTCTCGATCGACGTGAACACCGGGCGTTTCACGGGGAAGGGCAAGAAGGACCCCGAACAGACGATCCTCAAGACCAACCTCGATGCAGCCCGTGAGGTCGCCAAACAGCTTCGCTTGAGGGACATCGGCGGCATCATCGTCGTCGACTTCATCGACATGGAGTCGAAGGAGCATCGAGAGATGCTCGTCCATGAGATGCGGACTCAGCTCGGCCGTGATCGAGCGCGGACCAAGGCTTACGACGTCTCAGCGCTGGGCTTGATTGAGATGACTCGCCAACGCGTGCGCCCAAGCTTGTTCCAGTCTCTCACTTCGATCTGCGGTTCGTGTGGCGGCACTGGGCGTATTTATACGCCGGCGACGGTCGTGCGGCGCATCGAGCGGAGCCTAACGCGAGTAGCGTCGGCGAAGGACGAAAAGCTGATCGTGGTTCGGGTTCACCCCGAGGTCGCTCTACGTGTGATGGAAGAAGAGCCGGGCCTATTGAAGAGGCTTCGAGGCAGCACCCGATTGCAGTTGGCTCTGCGCGATGACCCTAGAATGCGGGTCGATGAATTCCGCCTCCTGGCCGGTCCGGCTGAGACCGATGTCACCGACAAATACGTAGCAGCCTAA